The region TTGTCCATCGGCTTGAGCTTCCAGCTCGTCGTACCTGTCGTGCTGCTCGATGTACTCAACCAGCTCAGCCTCGGTGTACGGCTTTCCAGGAATGGTGACCGATTCCTCCATGAAGGGCTCGTAGAAATCCACCTCGTTCATCTTCAGCTTCAGTTTCTTGGCGATCTAAAGCCAGGCAGAGAGGAACCTCTGAGACACAATCAGCGTATCTTCTCGGATGATACACCGATTTACAATCTCTGCGCTCCGAACGCTAGCAGGAAGGCTTTGCAAACcttagggtcaaaggttgcaaagaATTTGATGAAGGGGTGGAACTCCTCAGCGGCGTCGACGAATTCAATGAAATCTGCAAAAGACGTCAGGGTTGAAAGGACGCTGCCGGCGGCTCAGGCGTCCCTTTGTGTCGTTCACCTACGAGGAGATTTCTCGCTCTTGAAGAAGCCCACCAGCTTGATGACCTCCTCCATGTTGTGGAAGCCCTTCAACTCCCGCTCGTTATCGATGATCTCCACGGGCTCCTCCATCACCTGAAGGCGTCCAGTGTTGGGAGACCGTTTCCGGCATTGTAGCTCAGCGTGTTCTGAATGCAGGCCAGCCGTTTTGTGCTTACATCATAGAGGAACTCCACCAGGGTGTCTGCGGCCAGCTCGCCGTCATACTCGATGATCTCGTTGTTTGCAAAGATGTAGACGCTCTCCACCTCATCCAGGCCTGGCGGTGGATTACAATGAGTTGGGCGGAGCATCaagaagagcgagcgagagagaagcCTACCGAGCTTTTGGGCCACGGCGCTGTCTTTCTTTTCATCCACGAGGCCAAATCCAATATCTTTATCCTCAAGATCGTCCAGAACCTGAGCTGCCAGCTGTGGAGAAAAGAGAAGGGAGCATCGGATGGGGGAGGAGCAAGATGGTTGGACGTGAGCTGTTGGACTAAAAGTCTTCACAACCCTTTTCAAATGGCAAATTTttgtcaaaaaagaaaatgggaacaatcatttaaaaaaataataaaaatccacCATTAATGGCTTGTAACCTGTGCGactcaattgaaaaaaaaaaaaaacctaaaacaatgcgcttgcataagtgtgcacaccctattACAACAAGGGGATGCGGCTGTGTTTTGAATCAACCAATCACATTCAATCCCATATTAAATGAAAAGGACACACCTGCCACCATTTCAAGTGCCTCTGATGAAGCCCAAAGAAAATCAGGCCTTGGTACAACATTCCAATTTCCCcccattttttcattttgtttttattgatcaATCCGTCTTTTGCCACCTCCGCAAACTTCCTGGGCGTCACTTCTTGTCCACCTCGAGACCTTAAAAGCAAAAGCTTTGGACTGCTGCCTTGCACTTTCTAAATTGGAGTGAAACCAGAGCCAACAATTGACAGCCGCCCCCGTCACgcaccccccctcctcccctcctgCCAAACTGCCAAGAACGCACAAGAGAAAGGAAACTCTTGGCAAGGGGCACAACTTGAGGCACCGCAACAGGTGCTTCACTACCTGCAGGTTAGTGCGCCGCAGCGAGCAACAGGGGTATTTGGAGGAGAGGTGAgggtacaaccccccccccccccctccccagctATTTAAGGTCTTGAAGAAGGCACGTCGGGAGCAGAAAAGCATTCCTCGCAGAAGACGCAACTGACACACTCACAAGTCTCATTCCACACGGCTCTGCTTCCGCATTCAAGTGCCAATTTGCCAATCTTCCaaattttggtttatttttgtacaaATTTCATAATGGTGATAAATTCTTGACATTAATCATTATCCTCAGGTAGAAGATGTTATTTATAACAACGACGTAtcataaaatgtttaaaaatgcagatgtgcttttttttaaaccatatttttgattaagatcatatattttatgtatatttcatttattcattttctgaactattttttttttttttttgcctgacttTACTTTGAAACATTTTCAAACTTTTCAGTTGATATAACTTGTTAACGTACTTCTAGCAATTTTGGTAAGCTACTTTTGCTTTTAGCTGTTAGCTTTGTCTTTGCTTGTGTGAAATCCATTGAGTTGACTTGAATACATACACACTTGTATACCGTGTGTAAACAGTACATGTATTTATGGACATATTTGTAGATTTTTGTCACTCTACCAGGCTGTAGCCCTGTGTAGCTATTTCAAAACTTACAGCATCTGCTTATCTTCTGTAGATGGACAGATGGTAATATTTGGAGACATTTTCTAGATTGTTGAACCACCGTATGTAGGCCCATCTACGTAGCTTTGTGAATGGATGTGCTTATCTACTGTATACACAGTCACAGTTAAATAGCTGTACACACACGGTAAATTAATAATGGGTCCTGCCGACTGTTACGCAACATCATGAAAGACGCATGCAAATCTATGATTGAGCATAAACACAGTGGCCTGACTGAGACTGGCCAGCAGCTGTCGTTTTCTGGTCCGGGTTTACTCAGGAGGCCTCAAATCTCCTCATTGGACTTGACGGCGAGGTCACGCGGGGCAGATGATGCAACACAAGCTGCTCCACAAACTCACTGCCAAATGGGTGATGTCACCTTGGCCTTGTTGCAAGGTTGAGTCGCGTGGTTGTCACGGTTACCAAAGCCCTCAACTTTGCATTTGGTGACTGCAAGGTGACtctgaacacccccccccccccgatgtgCAAATGACTTTCTCTTCCAACACGCATTAACATTGTTTAAACGGAACCGTTTTGTCGTCGATGGGACTGCGCTTGAAATTGTGTTTGCAGCTAATGTTCACATAGCAGCGGTTTAAATTTAACTGTGGGCTGCTTACATCATCTGATACTTAGACGCCAAATCCGTGAGCAACGCGCATGTGCTAGAAATCAATACTTTCCATATTTTGGGGGTCCACGTAAAGAGAAATGTGTCCATGGAACCACTAATTCAAAGTCTGGCCCATTTCCATTtcaattcaaaaaaataaaacttaattCTCATAAAATGATGCCCTGCTGAGCATCTCACAGAGGTGTCAACGAAACTACAAAAGCACACCTGTCACCTCAGCTTGGCGACTACTTATGTTCCAATCTGGAAAGAAAAGTCACGGAAAGGGGCTGtcaattttatatcttttttttttttctagcacaaagaaatgaaagaaagaaatttgACAGTTTGAAATGTTCTGCTGGTCACCCTGCATGTGCTTTGGTTACCATAGCAACATTCTGACTTTCCTCCCAGCACGCCAAAAAACAGAATCAATTGTAAAAATACTCACTCAACGCAAAAActcagttagcattagcatgttgCCTACAACACACTTTGTTTTACTTTCCCTCCTTTTGTTTGCAGACAATAAgctaatatttgtatttatctGACGAGTTTTGGAGGTTGTCAGATGAGCGCTGTGATGTCACGTGTTGTCTTAATAGAAGGTTAGAAAGACCTCATAAACAAACCCAGTGCTAATTGCTAATGGCTAGCTAGATAAATATGCCACATCAACACAGAAgtggaaaataataaaatacaagtCCTATGTACTTGAGATATCTGTATTTGAATTAAATTTGACGTTGCCAAAATGATTGGTGGAAGGTGTATTTCTTTCAGTCATTTAGTAAATTTAGCATAAAAAGTAGAAAGCGCTCGAATTGTATCCAGGTGCCGATTGGAACGGAAACTCCACGGGCGAAAAATCCCAACGGCACTTCAAGAACCTGGTTCTGTGTAGGCATCCACAAATCCTGGCCCCCTTGTCCTCCCCTGCGACCCACCTCCAGAGCCAGCTCCTCGATCTGGAGCTGCTTGATGGCGTTGCGGTTCCCATGCACGTTTTTGTGGTAGTAGACAACCATCACGTCGTACTTCTTCATGATGGACTTGTAGTTCTTGGCGCTGAGGTCGTGAACGCGATCCCTGCCGTCGTACTCGGGGATCCGCAGGCCATTTTCGCAGGATACCAGGGCCCCCAAGGAGAGAAAGACCCCCAATATCGCCCAGCCCCACTTCATGGCTACCGTCCTCTCGTCCACTGTGAACCTTGACTTAATGGTCCCGAAAACCAAGTCCGCTTCCTGCCCCCGTTGGCGAGAGAAGAGCAGGACCGACAGCAAGCGGCTCCCTTTAAGAAGCGCGTCCACGTGGATTTGCTGACCACGCGGGGCAAGGCGGGGGGCTTCGCTCCTCCGAGAGAAGCCCTGCCAAAAATGTCACAATTAGACGGGTGCGTGGAGGGTGGAGTTTGGGTCGCATGGCCACCTGTTGGAAGTCTCTTGTCAGGGGAAGCGTACCGTCTCGAAAGAAGATCCTGACGCCCGACGTGCCTTTCCCTTATTAAGCTTGGCCGGGCTGCCAGAGTCCcactaaaaataaaacttctgcTGGACAACGCTGTGGATGAGACATCAGTCATGGACAGAAGGCAGCAGCGTCAACTCGGAGGAAATCAGGGCCCGAGGCCCAGCCAAAAAACGCCAATGATTCACAACCTGCTGAGAAATGTTCCAAACTGCCAATGAAGTCATTCTCTTGAGAAGCATCATATCTAAATCTAGCTCGGAACTTGAAGCCCAGCTcgcaacacaaaacaaacaaagcaaacagtCGTCCGTAACTTACGCTAAAGTTGACCTTCAGTATAAATTTGGACTCTGCTGAGTAATTGCAATACGGCTCATTTTCTACGTCTGCGTGTGAAAACTGCTTCATTCCACATGATATGAATTTTAGTTTCACTCCGAggtgggtaaaaaaaacaaaaactcaaaGTGTTTGTTGCACGGCAGTCTAATTGCAATCAGTAGCGCGATCCGGGGCTTCTAAACTACGCTGCCAATGGGATTGTTCCTTTAACCAAACACATTTCAAATTCCTCCTTCCAGGCCCATGGAGCTGACCCTTTGACCTTTGCCAGCTGCCCTCTGATCACAGCTAAACAGCCGAGATAATCAATATGCTGTGGTGAGTATGACGTGTCTTTTTgaaatcttttatttttgccATGCTCTTGGATAAATATGGACCGCTCCAGCTAATGTACACTCTGTTGTGTGCTTTGAGTTGTGTTTAATTGTGTTGAAGGAGGGTGGGTTAGGTTCACTCGGTTAAAAGGATTCAATGAGTTCTCTATGATGAAGCCCTGCACACTCCAATGTTACAGTATTGAGGTCAACAGCGCCCTCTTACGGCGGGCGCGCACACGCGCTCctcttttcccccccctcctcttcctgtCAACGCCATGGCGGTTGAGGCACTGTTGCCACGGCGACAGAGGGCCAAAAGACGTTTTAACATTGATACCGATGCGATGTGTGTTGAGAGATGGTGGCGGAACTCGGTGTGGCTTTAGAACACGCTGACACATCCGCTGTGGTTATCCTTATGCGTGCTGCTCCTTTTGGTGTGAACCACCGGGAGGCGGTACTGTGTAATGCAGTCATGCAGACACaaaccagaagaaaaaaataacctaATACTCACAAATTTGCTGAAATATGAGTCGTTTTTCTACATGAGAAAGAATATTATCTATTCAATATCATATTATCTACATGTattgctccaccatttgtgttcaaatatggaTCGCTTAAAGGGTTGTTTGCACGTCAATAAGGATCTTACGTAAGATGTAAGCATTGAAGTGGTAGGGCAATGTCATGGGCTTGTTTAAAATATTGAATGAGTGATTGTCTGTGATTTCTGATTTGCTTGTAAATTTCAAGTGAAAGTGAGATTACAGTCAAAGCATAAAATCGGCCAAATGATCGCTCGTAAGCCGATTTAGCCTTTGGACTGCAAGCAACATCTCCTGAAAAGGAATTGGCAACAGCGGAGCCAAAGAGTGACATCATCTGGTCAAAAATTGTTCAGAAACAAgtgtgaatcttttttttttttttggcgctaTCTTGCAGGCTGCAAAacacctcctccacctcctcctcctactTGCCAACACTTCATACTTTGTTTACCTTTTGTTTCTGCAAAAACCTAGCCCGCAAATCTCTCACCTGCCTGCCCGCGCTCTCGCAATATGAAATTAATTGCATGACCGACACTGGGCGGCATCCGGAAGGGAATTTGTGCATCATCGCGTGTGAACGTGAACCTTTTTGGTCTCGAAATGTGTCAACATGACAGCTGGAGGATGAGTGGAGGATGAGAGGTTGCCTAGTAACCGCAAACCTCACTCATCAAGTGTCAGCCTGCAAACAGTTGGTGCATGTaggatgctgtgtgtgtgtgtgtgtttgtgtgtatctcAATCTGTGCAACAGATATGCAGAGCGAGGCAGGGTTACTGGGTCTAAACTGGAGAGGGGACGATTATACAGAGAACTATTGATGTTAACGCAGCACCAGGGATTTGCTTGCCAGTGGTCTTGCATCAATGCGCCCTTTTTGTCTAAAACCGTCGAGTTGTCTTATCTTCTCCATGACTGCCATGCAGGCGAACGTTTCGACATGTTCGCTGGGCACCCACGGCAGTCACGGCCCATCGCTTTGTCCGTGGAGGCCTGAAACGAGATGATGGATGAGTGAATGGTTTAAGCAGCactgttgtcatggaaacaatCCAAGGGTCCACTTCCTCTTGGTCATTTTCACAAATGTAAGAAGGCCTCCTGCCAAGACTCGGCATTTTTCATTGACTTTGTTTCAGCCTTGGCGGCTTTGTTTCACTTCCTGCTTCTCCTCACTTCCTTTTGGCCGTCAAAATCAGCCGCTCTAAAACGATCACCTCCTCTTTGCTTGTCTGGGAATCAAAAGAAACTTGTGACTCTGATCTGGCCAGCATTTGGCCTCTCCTAACGGCGCACGCCTTGGGTGGCGGACCTGGCAACAGAAGACTAATTCACCAGAAGGTCACAACGTGTCttagaaaagaaataaaaagcttAGATATGACATGTGGAATGAAAGTCTTGTCGCATCACACAGCCAATTGCACAAACTTCTCCGGTTACACGTTTTGGATTTGGATGGAAGGAAAGCAGAGCAGCAGAAGGGATTTGCAGGCCGGAAGAATCTGGTGACATCAGCTTTGAAAAATGTGTGGATGAGTGTCCGTGTGCTTGTGTGACTAAAAACCATGGAATCGGAAAAAATAAGTGAGAGCTCCTACtctctttttgtcttctttttacaagtttttctttctttttttttttaaaggaatgtTGGAATGATGGTGAAATGGTTATTTTGATCACCTGTCAGCTCACACGTCTCGGGGTCAAGCTGCCTCAACTGAGTTTTATAAGCCTGTTGCAAAAGACAACTGAAACGTTCGCTTCATTCTAGTGAGCCACTGTCGCTTGGAGACAATCTCTGagtgagagagggagagagattgcgcgcgagagagagaaagagagataaagccagagagagagagcttgagagagagagagacagacagagagctggagagggagagagagagagacagagagagataaAGGCGTTTTCACGCTCGCTCGCCGGTTTCAGGCTCCTTGTTCGCGGAGAGCAGTCACGACCATCCTCGGCTCGCTCGGTGCGTGCGCGTTCACGTCACGGCCTCAGTTCCCACGCCGAGGATCCCCTGCCTCTTGTGCTCTTCGTTTGGCTCCTCTTCGCATCACCAAGACATCGAGGAAGTGgacttttggctttttttttttttttttttacctctctgTCACTCGTCTGACCCATTTCCGGCTCCGATTCAAGCTCCACGCCGCGATCAAATCCCTCACGACGTCTGAGCTTCTTCG is a window of Syngnathus typhle isolate RoL2023-S1 ecotype Sweden linkage group LG1, RoL_Styp_1.0, whole genome shotgun sequence DNA encoding:
- the casq1b gene encoding calsequestrin-1b, whose protein sequence is MKWGWAILGVFLSLGALVSCENGLRIPEYDGRDRVHDLSAKNYKSIMKKYDVMVVYYHKNVHGNRNAIKQLQIEELALELAAQVLDDLEDKDIGFGLVDEKKDSAVAQKLGLDEVESVYIFANNEIIEYDGELAADTLVEFLYDVMEEPVEIIDNERELKGFHNMEEVIKLVGFFKSEKSPHFIEFVDAAEEFHPFIKFFATFDPKIAKKLKLKMNEVDFYEPFMEESVTIPGKPYTEAELVEYIEQHDRPTLRKLEPHSMYEIWEDDIDGEHIVAFAEEDDPDGFEFLEILKEVARENTDNPNLSIIWIDPDNFPLLVPYWERTFGIDLSSPKIGVVDVADADSVWMEMDDHDEMPTADELERWIEDVLSGKIDPDDDDDDDDDDDDDDDNDDNDDDDDDDDDDDDDDDEDEEDDDE